One region of Bacillus zhangzhouensis genomic DNA includes:
- the rpsG gene encoding 30S ribosomal protein S7: protein MPRKGPVAKRDVLPDPIYNSKLVSRLINKMMIDGKRGKAQTILYKSFDIIKERTGNEAMEVFEQALKNIMPVLEVKARRVGGANYQVPVEVRPDRRTTLGLRWLVNYARLRGEKTMEERLANEILDAANNTGAAVKKREDTHKMAEANKAFAHYRW from the coding sequence ATGCCACGTAAAGGTCCTGTAGCAAAAAGAGACGTATTGCCAGATCCAATTTACAATTCTAAACTTGTATCTCGTTTGATCAACAAAATGATGATCGACGGTAAAAGAGGAAAAGCACAAACAATTCTCTACAAGTCATTTGATATCATCAAAGAACGTACTGGTAATGAAGCGATGGAGGTTTTCGAACAAGCCTTGAAAAACATCATGCCAGTTCTTGAAGTTAAAGCACGTCGTGTAGGTGGAGCTAACTACCAAGTTCCTGTAGAAGTTCGCCCAGACCGTCGTACTACTTTAGGTCTTCGCTGGTTAGTAAACTACGCTCGTCTTCGTGGAGAAAAAACGATGGAAGAGCGTCTTGCTAACGAAATTCTTGACGCAGCTAACAACACTGGTGCTGCTGTTAAGAAACGTGAAGATACACACAAAATGGCAGAAGCGAACAAAGCATTCGCTCACTACCGCTGGTAG
- the rplD gene encoding 50S ribosomal protein L4, whose product MPKVALYNQNGSTNGEIELNASVFGIEPNESVVFDAILMQRASLRQGTHKVKTRSEVRGGGRKPWRQKGTGRARQGSIRSPQWRGGGIVFGPTPRSYSYKLPKKVRRLAIKSVLSSKVIDNNIIVLEDLTLDAVKTKEFAGILKGLSVEKKALIVTADANETVALSARNIPGVTVVEANGINVLDVVNHDKLLITKAAVEKVEEGLA is encoded by the coding sequence ATGCCAAAAGTAGCATTATATAACCAAAACGGTTCTACTAACGGTGAAATCGAGTTAAACGCTTCTGTGTTTGGAATCGAGCCAAACGAAAGCGTAGTATTCGATGCTATTCTTATGCAAAGAGCTTCCTTACGTCAAGGAACTCACAAAGTAAAAACTCGTTCTGAAGTACGTGGCGGAGGTCGTAAGCCTTGGAGACAGAAGGGTACAGGTCGTGCTCGTCAAGGTTCTATCCGTTCACCACAATGGCGCGGAGGCGGTATCGTATTCGGTCCAACACCACGCAGTTATTCTTATAAATTACCTAAAAAAGTTCGCCGCTTGGCTATCAAGTCAGTATTGTCTTCTAAAGTAATCGACAACAACATCATCGTTCTTGAAGATCTGACTCTTGATGCAGTGAAAACGAAAGAATTCGCAGGCATCCTTAAAGGATTATCTGTTGAGAAGAAAGCGTTGATCGTCACTGCGGATGCAAACGAAACAGTTGCTTTATCTGCTCGTAACATCCCTGGAGTAACAGTTGTTGAAGCTAACGGTATCAACGTTCTTGACGTTGTCAACCACGACAAACTTCTGATCACTAAAGCAGCGGTTGAAAAAGTAGAGGAGGGACTTGCATAA
- the tuf gene encoding elongation factor Tu → MAKEKFDRSKSHANIGTIGHVDHGKTTLTAAISTVLHKKSGKGTAMAYDQIDGAPEERERGITISTAHVEYETETRHYAHVDCPGHADYVKNMITGAAQMDGAILVVSAADGPMPQTREHILLSRNVGVPYIVVFLNKCDMVDDEELLELVEMEVRDLLSDYDFPGDEVPVIKGSALKALEGDAEYEAKIFELMDAVDEYIPTPERDTDKPFMMPVEDVFSITGRGTVATGRVERGQVKVGDEVEIIGLQEENSKTTVTGVEMFRKLLDYAEAGDNIGALLRGVSREEIQRGQVLAKPGTITPHSRFKAEVYVLSKEEGGRHTPFFTNYRPQFYFRTTDVTGIVHLPEGTEMVMPGDNTEMEVELISTIAIEEGTRFSIREGGRTVGSGVVSTIIK, encoded by the coding sequence ATGGCTAAAGAAAAATTCGACCGTTCCAAATCGCATGCTAATATTGGTACAATTGGACACGTTGACCATGGTAAAACAACTCTAACTGCTGCTATCTCAACAGTTCTTCATAAGAAATCTGGTAAAGGTACAGCTATGGCTTATGACCAAATCGATGGTGCTCCAGAAGAGCGCGAGCGTGGAATCACAATCTCAACTGCACACGTTGAGTATGAAACTGAAACTCGTCACTATGCACACGTAGACTGCCCAGGACATGCTGACTATGTTAAAAACATGATCACTGGTGCTGCTCAAATGGATGGCGCGATCTTAGTAGTATCTGCTGCTGACGGTCCAATGCCACAAACACGTGAGCACATCCTACTTTCTCGTAACGTAGGTGTACCATACATCGTAGTATTCCTTAACAAATGTGACATGGTTGACGATGAAGAGTTACTTGAACTTGTTGAAATGGAAGTTCGTGACCTTCTTTCTGACTATGACTTCCCTGGTGACGAAGTACCAGTTATCAAAGGTTCTGCTCTTAAAGCTCTTGAAGGAGATGCTGAATACGAAGCAAAAATCTTTGAACTTATGGATGCGGTTGATGAGTACATCCCAACTCCAGAGCGTGACACTGACAAACCATTCATGATGCCAGTTGAGGACGTATTCTCAATCACTGGTCGTGGAACAGTTGCTACTGGTCGTGTTGAGCGTGGACAAGTTAAAGTCGGTGACGAAGTTGAGATCATCGGTCTTCAAGAAGAAAACAGTAAAACAACTGTTACAGGTGTTGAAATGTTCCGTAAACTTCTTGACTATGCTGAAGCTGGTGACAACATCGGTGCACTGCTTCGTGGTGTATCTCGTGAAGAAATTCAACGTGGTCAAGTACTTGCTAAACCAGGTACAATCACTCCACACAGCCGTTTCAAAGCTGAAGTTTATGTACTATCTAAAGAAGAGGGTGGACGTCATACTCCATTCTTCACTAACTACCGTCCGCAGTTCTACTTCCGTACAACTGACGTAACTGGTATCGTACATCTTCCAGAAGGTACTGAAATGGTAATGCCTGGCGATAACACTGAGATGGAAGTTGAACTTATCTCTACTATCGCTATCGAAGAAGGAACTCGTTTCTCTATCCGTGAGGGTGGACGTACTGTAGGTTCTGGCGTCGTTTCAACGATCATTAAGTAA
- the rpsL gene encoding 30S ribosomal protein S12 yields the protein MPTINQLVRKGRVSKVENSKSPALNKGYNSFKKEHTNVTSPQKRGVCTRVGTMTPKKPNSALRKYARVRLSNLIEVTAYIPGIGHNLQEHSVVLIRGGRVKDLPGVRYHIVRGALDTAGVDGRMQGRSKYGTKRPKQSK from the coding sequence ATGCCTACAATTAATCAGCTAGTACGCAAAGGACGCGTGAGTAAAGTTGAAAACTCAAAGTCTCCAGCACTTAACAAAGGATACAACAGTTTCAAAAAAGAGCACACTAACGTAACATCTCCACAGAAGCGCGGGGTTTGTACTCGTGTCGGTACAATGACACCGAAAAAACCAAACTCAGCACTACGTAAATATGCTCGTGTACGTTTATCTAACCTGATTGAAGTAACAGCTTACATTCCTGGTATCGGACATAACCTACAAGAGCACAGTGTAGTACTTATCCGCGGCGGACGTGTAAAAGACTTACCGGGTGTACGTTACCACATCGTTCGTGGTGCGCTTGATACTGCCGGAGTTGACGGTCGTATGCAAGGACGTTCTAAATACGGAACAAAACGCCCTAAGCAAAGCAAATAA
- the rpoC gene encoding DNA-directed RNA polymerase subunit beta', whose protein sequence is MLDVNNFEYMNIGLASPDKIRSWSFGEVKKPETINYRTLKPEKDGLFCERIFGPQKDWECHCGKYKRVRYKGVVCDRCGVEVTRAKVRRERMGHIELAAPVSHIWYFKGIPSRMGLVLDMSPRALEEVIYFASYVVTDPGNTPLEKKQLLSEKEFRAYLDKYGNTFQAAMGAEAINKLLQDIDLVKEVDTLKEELKTAQGQRRTRAIKRLEVLEAFRNSGNKPSWMILDVLPVIPPELRPMVQLDGGRFATSDLNDLYRRVINRNNRLKRLLDLGAPSIIVQNEKRMLQEAVDALIDNGRRGRPVTGPGNRPLKSLSHMLKGKQGRFRQNLLGKRVDYSGRSVIVVGPHLKMYQCGLPKEMALELFKPFVMKELVEKGLAHNIKSAKRKIERVQPEVWDVLESVIREHPVLLNRAPTLHRLGIQAFEPTLVEGRAIRLHPLVCTAYNADFDGDQMAVHVPLSAEAQAEARILMLAAQNILNPKDGKPVVTPSQDMVLGNYYLTLERKGAIGEGMVFKDTDEALLAYQNGYVHLHTRVAVAASSLKNVTFTEEQRSKLLITTVGKLIFNEILPESFPYMNEPTKSNIEEKTPDRFFLEKGEDVKAAIEKQEINPPFKKGILGKIIAEIFKRFHITETSKMLDRMKNLGFKYSTKAGITVGVSDIVVLDDKQQILEEAQAKVDNVMKQFRRGLITEEERYERVISIWSSSKDVIQGKLMKSLDEVNPIYMMSDSGARGNASNFTQLAGMRGLMANPAGRIIELPIKSSFREGLTVLEYFISTHGARKGLADTALKTADSGYLTRRLVDVAQDVIIRETDCGTDRGILAKSIKEGNEIIEKLEERLIGRFARKPIVHPETGEVIVAENELIDEDKALEVVEAGIEEVWIRSAFTCNTPHGVCKRCYGRNLATGTDVEVGEAVGIIAAQSIGEPGTQLTMRTFHTGGVAGDDITQGLPRIQELFEARNPKGQATISEIDGVVAEINDVRDKQQEIVVQGEVETRSYTAPYNARLKVVEGDTVTRGQVLTEGSIDPKELLKVTDMTAVQEYLLHEVQKVYRMQGVEIGDKHVEVMVRQMLRKVRVADAGDTDVLPGTLLDVHQFTEANKKVLFEGKRPATGRPVLLGITKASLETDSFLSAASFQETTRVLTDAAIKGKRDELLGLKENVIIGKLVPAGTGMPNYRKVKPVSQVQPSDDMVPVE, encoded by the coding sequence TTGCTAGATGTGAACAATTTTGAGTATATGAACATCGGTCTCGCATCACCTGATAAAATCCGTTCTTGGTCTTTTGGTGAAGTGAAAAAGCCTGAAACGATTAACTATCGTACACTGAAACCTGAAAAAGATGGTCTCTTTTGTGAACGTATCTTCGGACCGCAAAAAGACTGGGAATGTCATTGCGGGAAGTATAAACGCGTTCGGTATAAGGGTGTTGTATGTGACCGTTGTGGTGTAGAAGTAACACGGGCAAAAGTCCGTCGTGAGAGAATGGGGCATATCGAACTGGCTGCCCCAGTTTCCCACATTTGGTATTTCAAAGGTATCCCAAGCCGAATGGGTCTTGTTCTTGATATGTCACCACGTGCGTTAGAAGAAGTGATCTACTTCGCTTCTTACGTCGTGACAGATCCGGGCAACACACCGCTTGAGAAGAAACAACTTCTTTCTGAGAAAGAATTCCGTGCTTATTTAGATAAATACGGCAATACATTCCAAGCAGCTATGGGTGCAGAAGCAATCAACAAACTTCTTCAAGATATCGATCTTGTAAAAGAAGTAGATACACTGAAAGAAGAGCTAAAAACAGCTCAAGGACAGCGCCGTACACGTGCGATCAAACGCCTTGAAGTGTTAGAAGCCTTCCGTAACTCAGGAAACAAGCCATCGTGGATGATTCTTGATGTACTTCCGGTTATTCCGCCAGAATTACGTCCAATGGTTCAGCTTGATGGTGGACGTTTTGCTACTTCTGACTTGAACGACCTTTATCGTCGTGTCATCAACCGTAACAATCGTCTGAAGCGTTTATTAGATCTTGGCGCGCCAAGCATCATCGTTCAGAACGAGAAGCGTATGCTTCAAGAAGCTGTCGATGCCTTGATTGATAATGGACGTAGAGGCCGGCCGGTAACAGGACCAGGAAATAGACCATTGAAATCTCTTTCTCACATGCTGAAAGGGAAACAAGGACGTTTCCGTCAAAACTTGCTTGGTAAACGTGTTGACTATTCTGGACGTTCCGTTATCGTCGTTGGACCACATTTGAAAATGTATCAGTGTGGACTTCCGAAAGAAATGGCTCTTGAATTATTTAAACCATTCGTGATGAAGGAGCTTGTTGAAAAAGGATTAGCTCACAACATCAAGAGTGCGAAGCGTAAAATTGAGCGCGTGCAGCCGGAAGTATGGGATGTATTAGAATCAGTTATTCGTGAGCACCCAGTCTTACTAAACCGTGCACCGACTCTTCACAGACTTGGTATTCAAGCGTTTGAACCTACTCTTGTGGAAGGACGCGCAATTCGTCTGCATCCACTTGTATGTACAGCCTACAACGCTGACTTTGACGGTGACCAAATGGCGGTTCACGTACCATTATCTGCTGAAGCTCAAGCTGAAGCTCGTATCTTAATGCTTGCTGCTCAAAATATTTTGAACCCGAAAGATGGAAAACCAGTTGTTACGCCATCTCAGGATATGGTGCTTGGTAACTACTACCTTACACTTGAGCGCAAAGGTGCTATCGGAGAAGGTATGGTCTTCAAAGATACTGACGAAGCCCTTCTAGCTTATCAAAATGGTTATGTGCATCTTCATACACGTGTAGCTGTCGCAGCTAGCTCGTTGAAGAATGTGACATTCACTGAAGAACAGCGTTCTAAATTGTTGATTACAACAGTTGGAAAACTGATCTTTAACGAAATCTTACCGGAATCATTCCCATACATGAATGAGCCGACAAAGAGCAATATTGAAGAAAAAACGCCTGATCGTTTCTTCCTTGAAAAAGGTGAGGATGTAAAAGCTGCGATCGAGAAACAAGAAATCAATCCGCCGTTCAAAAAGGGTATTTTAGGTAAAATCATTGCAGAAATCTTTAAGAGATTCCATATCACTGAGACATCTAAAATGCTTGACCGCATGAAAAATCTTGGTTTCAAATACTCTACTAAAGCCGGTATTACGGTTGGTGTGTCTGATATCGTCGTATTAGATGATAAGCAGCAAATTCTTGAAGAAGCACAAGCAAAAGTAGATAACGTTATGAAGCAATTCAGACGTGGTTTGATTACTGAAGAAGAGCGTTATGAGAGAGTTATCTCAATCTGGAGTTCTTCTAAAGATGTGATCCAAGGTAAACTGATGAAGTCTCTTGATGAAGTCAACCCAATCTACATGATGAGTGACTCTGGAGCGCGTGGTAACGCATCTAACTTCACTCAGCTGGCTGGTATGCGTGGTCTGATGGCCAACCCGGCTGGACGTATCATTGAACTTCCAATTAAATCTAGTTTCCGTGAAGGTTTGACTGTATTGGAATACTTTATTTCCACTCACGGAGCGCGTAAAGGTCTTGCCGATACAGCCCTTAAAACAGCTGACTCAGGTTACCTCACGCGTCGTCTCGTTGACGTTGCACAGGATGTTATCATCCGTGAAACAGATTGCGGTACAGATCGTGGAATCTTGGCAAAATCCATTAAAGAAGGAAATGAAATTATTGAGAAACTTGAAGAACGTCTGATCGGACGTTTTGCAAGAAAACCAATTGTTCATCCTGAAACAGGCGAAGTCATTGTAGCTGAAAACGAACTAATTGATGAAGATAAGGCACTTGAAGTAGTTGAAGCAGGAATTGAGGAAGTATGGATCCGTTCTGCATTTACATGTAACACGCCTCATGGTGTATGTAAACGATGCTACGGCCGTAACCTTGCAACTGGGACTGACGTTGAAGTCGGTGAAGCAGTTGGAATCATCGCTGCACAATCAATCGGTGAGCCAGGAACACAGCTTACAATGCGTACGTTCCACACCGGTGGGGTAGCAGGAGACGATATCACTCAAGGTCTACCTCGTATCCAAGAGCTATTTGAAGCGCGTAATCCGAAAGGGCAAGCGACAATTTCTGAAATTGACGGTGTCGTTGCTGAAATTAACGATGTTCGTGACAAGCAGCAGGAAATTGTGGTTCAAGGCGAAGTTGAAACTCGCTCTTACACAGCTCCTTACAATGCACGTCTGAAAGTTGTTGAAGGTGACACAGTCACTCGTGGTCAAGTACTTACAGAAGGTTCGATCGATCCGAAAGAACTTCTTAAAGTGACTGACATGACAGCTGTTCAAGAATATCTGCTTCACGAAGTACAAAAAGTATACCGTATGCAAGGGGTAGAAATCGGAGATAAGCACGTAGAGGTAATGGTCCGCCAAATGCTTCGTAAAGTGCGTGTCGCTGATGCAGGGGATACAGATGTATTACCAGGCACACTTCTTGATGTACATCAATTCACTGAAGCGAACAAAAAAGTACTATTTGAAGGCAAGCGTCCTGCAACAGGCCGTCCAGTTCTTCTTGGTATTACAAAAGCTTCGCTTGAAACAGACTCATTCTTGTCTGCTGCATCCTTCCAAGAAACGACTCGTGTCCTAACAGATGCGGCGATCAAAGGAAAACGTGATGAACTGCTTGGCTTGAAAGAGAATGTTATTATCGGTAAACTTGTTCCTGCTGGAACGGGAATGCCAAACTACCGTAAAGTTAAGCCGGTTTCGCAAGTGCAGCCGTCTGACGACATGGTTCCTGTAGAGTAA
- the rpsJ gene encoding 30S ribosomal protein S10: MAKQKIRIRLKAYDHRILDQSAEKIVETAKRSGASVSGPIPLPTEKSVYTILRAVHKYKDSREQFEMRTHKRLIDIVNPTPQTVDALMRLDLPSGVDIEIKL, translated from the coding sequence ATGGCAAAACAAAAAATTCGTATTCGTTTAAAAGCATATGATCATAGAATTCTTGATCAATCTGCTGAGAAGATTGTTGAAACGGCTAAGCGTTCTGGTGCTAGTGTATCTGGTCCAATCCCGCTTCCAACTGAAAAATCAGTTTACACAATCCTTCGTGCGGTGCATAAGTACAAAGATTCTCGTGAGCAATTCGAGATGCGTACTCACAAACGTCTAATCGACATCGTGAATCCAACTCCGCAAACAGTTGATGCACTTATGCGTTTAGATTTACCATCTGGTGTAGATATCGAAATCAAACTTTAA
- the rplC gene encoding 50S ribosomal protein L3 yields the protein MTKGILGRKIGMTQVFAENGDLIPVTVVEAAANVVLQKKTADTDGYEAIQIGFDDKREKLSNKPEKGHVAKAETAPKRFVKELRGVELDAYEVGQEVKVDIFANGDIVDVTGTSKGKGFQGAIKRHGQSRGPMTHGSRYHRRPGSMGPVDPNRVFKGKLLPGRMGGEQITVQNLEIVKVDAERNLLLIKGNVPGAKKSLVTVKSAVKSK from the coding sequence ATGACCAAAGGAATCTTAGGTAGAAAAATTGGTATGACGCAAGTATTCGCAGAAAACGGTGATCTTATCCCTGTAACTGTTGTTGAGGCTGCTGCTAACGTTGTTCTTCAAAAGAAGACTGCTGATACGGATGGCTATGAAGCGATCCAAATCGGGTTTGACGACAAACGTGAAAAGCTTTCTAACAAACCAGAGAAAGGCCACGTTGCTAAAGCGGAAACTGCTCCTAAGCGCTTCGTAAAAGAATTACGCGGTGTGGAGTTAGATGCGTATGAAGTTGGTCAGGAAGTCAAAGTTGATATTTTCGCAAATGGAGATATCGTAGATGTAACAGGAACATCAAAAGGTAAAGGATTCCAAGGGGCTATCAAACGCCACGGACAATCACGCGGACCAATGACTCACGGTTCACGTTACCACCGTCGCCCTGGTTCAATGGGACCTGTTGATCCAAACCGTGTATTCAAAGGTAAACTTCTTCCAGGTCGTATGGGCGGAGAGCAAATCACTGTCCAAAACCTTGAGATCGTTAAAGTTGATGCAGAACGCAATCTTCTATTGATCAAAGGAAACGTACCAGGAGCTAAAAAATCTCTAGTAACTGTAAAGAGTGCAGTTAAATCTAAATAA
- the fusA gene encoding elongation factor G, with protein MAREFSLDKTRNIGIMAHIDAGKTTTTERILYYTGRIHKIGETHEGASQMDWMEQEQERGITITSAATTAQWKGYRVNIIDTPGHVDFTVEVERSLRVLDGAVAVLDAQSGVEPQTETVWRQATTYGVPRIVFVNKMDKTGADFLYSVSTLRDRLQANAHAIQLPIGAEDQFEGIIDLVENVAYFYEDDLGTRSDAKEIPAEYKDKAEELRNSLIEAVAELDEELMEKYLEGEEITIPELKAGIRKGTLNVEFYPVLVGSAFKNKGVQLVLDAVLDYLPAPTDVPAIKGVLPDSNEEVVRESTDDAPFAALAFKVMTDPYVGKLTFFRVYSGTLDSGSYVKNSSKNKRERVGRILQMHANSREEISTVYAGDIAAAVGLKDTTTGDTLCDEKNLVILESMEFPEPVIDVAIEPKSKADQDKMSIALAKLAEEDPTFRTQTNPETGQTIISGMGELHLDIIVDRMKREFKVEANVGAPQVAYRETFRSSAKVEGKFVRQSGGRGQFGHVWIEFEPNEEGAGFEFENAIVGGVVPREYIPAIQAGLEDSLENGVLAGFPLIDIKAKLFDGSYHDVDSNEMAFKIAASMALKNAVSKCNPVLLEPMMKVEVVIPEEYMGDIMGDITSRRGRVEGMEARGNAQVVRAMVPLSEMFGYATALRSNTQGRGTFTMHMDHYEEVPKSISEEIIKKNKGE; from the coding sequence ATGGCAAGAGAGTTCTCCTTAGACAAAACTCGTAATATTGGTATCATGGCTCACATCGATGCCGGTAAAACGACAACGACTGAGCGTATCTTGTACTACACTGGTCGTATCCATAAAATTGGTGAAACTCACGAAGGAGCTTCACAAATGGACTGGATGGAGCAGGAGCAAGAACGTGGTATTACAATCACTTCTGCTGCTACTACTGCACAATGGAAAGGTTACCGTGTAAACATCATCGATACACCAGGACACGTAGACTTCACTGTTGAAGTTGAACGTTCTTTACGTGTACTTGATGGTGCGGTTGCTGTTCTTGATGCACAATCAGGTGTAGAGCCACAAACTGAAACAGTTTGGCGCCAAGCAACAACTTACGGAGTACCTCGTATCGTATTCGTTAACAAAATGGATAAAACCGGTGCGGACTTCCTTTACTCTGTAAGCACATTAAGAGATCGTCTTCAAGCGAACGCTCATGCAATTCAATTGCCGATCGGCGCTGAAGATCAATTCGAAGGAATCATCGACCTTGTAGAAAACGTAGCTTACTTCTACGAAGATGACCTTGGAACTCGCTCTGATGCTAAAGAAATCCCTGCTGAGTATAAAGATAAAGCTGAAGAGCTTCGCAACAGTCTAATTGAGGCTGTCGCTGAGCTTGATGAAGAGCTTATGGAAAAATACCTTGAGGGTGAAGAAATCACAATTCCTGAATTGAAAGCTGGAATCCGTAAAGGAACGTTGAATGTTGAATTCTACCCAGTTCTTGTTGGATCTGCTTTCAAAAACAAAGGTGTTCAGCTTGTACTTGATGCTGTGCTTGACTACCTTCCTGCACCAACTGATGTTCCTGCAATTAAAGGTGTTCTGCCAGATTCAAATGAAGAGGTTGTTCGTGAGTCTACTGATGACGCACCATTCGCAGCTCTTGCATTTAAAGTTATGACTGACCCTTATGTTGGGAAACTAACTTTCTTCCGCGTATACTCTGGAACACTTGATTCTGGTTCATACGTGAAGAACTCTTCTAAGAACAAACGTGAACGTGTTGGACGTATTCTTCAAATGCACGCAAACAGCCGTGAAGAAATCTCTACTGTGTATGCAGGGGATATCGCTGCAGCTGTAGGTCTTAAAGATACAACTACTGGTGACACTCTTTGTGACGAGAAAAATCTTGTTATCCTTGAGTCTATGGAATTCCCAGAGCCAGTTATCGATGTAGCTATCGAGCCTAAATCTAAGGCTGACCAAGATAAAATGAGTATCGCTTTAGCTAAACTAGCTGAAGAGGATCCAACATTCCGTACACAAACAAACCCTGAAACTGGTCAAACGATCATCTCTGGTATGGGTGAGCTTCACCTTGATATCATTGTTGACCGTATGAAGCGTGAGTTCAAGGTTGAAGCTAACGTAGGTGCTCCTCAAGTTGCGTACCGTGAAACATTCCGTTCTAGTGCAAAAGTTGAAGGTAAATTCGTACGTCAGTCTGGTGGACGCGGTCAGTTCGGACACGTTTGGATCGAATTCGAACCAAATGAGGAAGGCGCAGGCTTCGAATTTGAAAATGCAATCGTCGGTGGGGTTGTTCCACGTGAATACATCCCAGCAATTCAAGCAGGTCTTGAAGATTCACTTGAAAATGGTGTATTAGCTGGATTCCCATTAATCGACATCAAAGCAAAGTTATTTGATGGATCTTACCACGATGTTGACTCTAACGAAATGGCGTTCAAAATTGCTGCATCTATGGCATTGAAAAATGCTGTCAGCAAATGTAACCCAGTTCTACTTGAGCCAATGATGAAAGTGGAAGTTGTTATCCCTGAAGAATACATGGGTGACATCATGGGTGATATCACATCTCGTCGTGGACGTGTAGAAGGTATGGAAGCTCGCGGTAACGCTCAAGTTGTTCGCGCTATGGTTCCACTTTCTGAAATGTTCGGATATGCAACTGCACTCCGTTCTAACACACAAGGACGCGGTACTTTCACTATGCACATGGATCACTACGAAGAAGTGCCTAAGAGCATCAGTGAAGAAATCATCAAAAAAAATAAAGGTGAATAA
- a CDS encoding 50S ribosomal protein L7ae-like protein has translation MSYDKVSQAQSIIIGTKQTVKALKRDSVKEVVVAKDADPALTASVLKLAQEKGVDILVVDSMKKLGKACGIEVGAAAVAIML, from the coding sequence ATGTCTTATGATAAAGTATCACAGGCTCAATCCATTATTATTGGTACGAAGCAAACAGTAAAAGCTCTGAAACGAGATTCAGTAAAGGAAGTCGTCGTAGCGAAAGATGCTGATCCTGCTTTAACTGCTAGTGTATTGAAACTAGCGCAAGAGAAGGGTGTAGACATTTTAGTGGTAGATTCCATGAAAAAGCTCGGCAAGGCCTGCGGAATTGAAGTTGGGGCAGCAGCTGTTGCCATTATGTTATAA
- a CDS encoding alpha/beta hydrolase, with translation MAKTYLKKWLIGGIDQWIMMKEDETSETKPVLLFLHGGPGSAQISYINSFHEKLDQNFTVVQWDQRGAGLSYHENLPDTSMTIQQFIEDTIELTEKILSYLGHSKLYIAGYSWGSLIAIQAVHKRPDLYYAYYGISQVVDVLKEDIVSYELLLKKYHRNRLFTGCLRLLTPPPWKRTSTHALFSLFKEFASVGLTHRWKPIFQLVKGFLFSKQYQMKDKWKFMKGQKFSQDKLWDQLMNESIQYRVSTILIPCYFLIGDHDMITPAAVSKPYVDQLKAPIKEWFTFKDSAHSPHIEEPDKFIRIIRKTATHHLQGKLDL, from the coding sequence ATGGCAAAGACATATTTAAAAAAATGGTTGATCGGCGGGATTGACCAATGGATTATGATGAAAGAAGACGAGACGAGTGAAACGAAGCCTGTACTCTTATTTTTACACGGCGGGCCCGGCTCGGCTCAAATCAGTTATATTAATTCCTTTCACGAGAAACTTGATCAGAACTTTACAGTTGTCCAATGGGATCAGCGAGGCGCAGGGCTTTCCTATCATGAGAATCTTCCCGATACATCGATGACCATTCAGCAATTTATTGAAGACACGATTGAACTGACAGAGAAAATCCTATCTTATCTAGGTCATTCAAAATTGTATATCGCAGGATACTCGTGGGGATCATTAATTGCCATACAAGCAGTACATAAGCGTCCAGATCTTTATTATGCTTATTATGGGATTAGTCAGGTAGTAGATGTGTTAAAGGAGGATATCGTATCGTACGAGCTTCTTTTGAAGAAATATCATCGCAATCGGCTGTTTACTGGGTGTCTGCGATTACTGACGCCTCCTCCATGGAAACGGACATCAACTCATGCTTTGTTTTCTCTATTTAAAGAGTTTGCGAGCGTAGGTCTCACACATAGATGGAAGCCTATTTTTCAATTGGTAAAAGGGTTTCTTTTTAGTAAGCAATATCAGATGAAAGATAAATGGAAGTTCATGAAAGGGCAGAAGTTTAGTCAAGACAAGCTATGGGATCAGCTAATGAATGAGAGTATTCAATACCGAGTTTCTACTATATTAATACCGTGTTACTTTCTCATTGGCGATCACGACATGATTACACCAGCTGCTGTATCAAAACCATATGTTGATCAATTAAAAGCACCAATCAAAGAATGGTTTACCTTTAAAGACTCTGCACATTCCCCGCATATCGAGGAGCCAGATAAATTCATACGTATCATAAGAAAGACTGCTACACATCATCTTCAGGGAAAGCTTGATTTATAG